The Anaerolineae bacterium genome window below encodes:
- a CDS encoding DUF2029 domain-containing protein, producing the protein MTAVVTAPRAHSLRRLIPSAYRADPFAGQLARALLLALLLRLLFMPFAAHNDYLSEHWVAARIAFLGDLYPSPDQLLSHYLDAAFLWLVAPVVPAVKRLLLPPAELGAALHASPLHFLTFAADPAANRVLFVTKLPYLAADLAGARVLLSLADRPEEGVRAWCWWLLNPFSLFATYIYGRQEPYGLLLVGLATFYMLRDRIWRAALFLGLAVSARVTPLALAPLLVGTASKRWRERAGLVAVIATSAAAMPLLLQGVLGLKASVVVSGDRELLPGMWNAIGSTYPVYVFFVLYGLLLIVAESLGGARPRFLELGAISYMLMFALTWQSVHYYCWALPFVVPLLARGRLPARLYVSHMATWAGYWCLAGSSGVFSLYLLSPLSTSLCCLTGAAELVAELLPSLPPDRLVVLLRSGLTATSLACAACLAMAMARDWLGDRA; encoded by the coding sequence GTGACTGCCGTTGTCACTGCGCCGCGAGCACATTCGCTTCGCCGCCTCATCCCCTCTGCCTACCGGGCCGATCCCTTTGCGGGGCAGCTGGCCAGGGCGTTGCTCCTGGCCCTGCTTCTGCGGCTTCTGTTCATGCCCTTCGCCGCCCACAACGACTACCTCTCCGAGCACTGGGTGGCGGCCAGGATAGCCTTCCTGGGGGACCTGTATCCTTCGCCCGATCAGCTCCTCTCCCACTACCTTGACGCGGCTTTCCTGTGGCTTGTAGCACCGGTGGTGCCTGCGGTCAAGAGGCTGCTCCTCCCGCCGGCGGAGCTGGGTGCAGCCCTGCATGCCTCGCCCCTGCACTTCCTGACGTTCGCCGCGGACCCGGCGGCCAACCGGGTGCTGTTCGTGACCAAGCTGCCCTATCTGGCGGCTGACCTGGCGGGAGCGCGGGTGCTCCTGTCGCTGGCTGATCGGCCCGAGGAGGGGGTGCGGGCCTGGTGTTGGTGGCTGCTCAACCCTTTCAGCCTGTTCGCGACCTACATCTACGGTCGGCAGGAGCCGTACGGTCTGCTACTCGTGGGGCTCGCCACCTTCTACATGCTTCGTGACCGCATCTGGCGGGCTGCTCTCTTCCTCGGGCTGGCGGTGTCGGCACGGGTCACGCCTCTCGCCCTGGCGCCGCTGCTCGTGGGCACGGCGAGCAAGCGTTGGCGAGAGCGGGCCGGCCTGGTTGCGGTCATTGCCACCAGCGCGGCGGCGATGCCGCTGCTGTTGCAGGGGGTGCTCGGCCTTAAGGCCAGTGTGGTCGTCTCCGGCGATCGCGAGCTGCTGCCGGGGATGTGGAACGCCATCGGCAGCACGTATCCGGTCTACGTCTTCTTCGTGCTGTACGGCTTGCTGCTGATTGTGGCCGAATCTCTCGGCGGGGCGCGGCCGCGGTTCCTGGAGCTGGGGGCGATTTCCTACATGCTCATGTTCGCCTTGACCTGGCAGAGCGTGCATTACTACTGCTGGGCCCTCCCGTTCGTGGTGCCGCTCCTGGCGCGAGGCAGACTGCCGGCCAGGCTCTACGTCTCTCACATGGCCACCTGGGCTGGTTACTGGTGCCTCGCCGGCAGCTCCGGCGTCTTCTCCCTCTACCTCTTGAGTCCACTCTCGACCAGCCTGTGTTGCCTAACGGGTGCAGCTGAGCTTGTCGCTGAGCTCTTGCCGTCGTTGCCTCCGGACAGGCTTGTCGTGCTCTTGAGGAGTGGGCTCACTGCGACTTCCCTGGCGTGCGCGGCCTGTCTGGCCATGGCGATGGCGCGGGACTGGCTGGGTGACCGTGCTTAG